Genomic DNA from Thermoplasmatales archaeon:
ATTTCTTATTATTATAGCACCCATATATAGGATTATCACAATTAATGTAAGCACAATTGCGGTTGCAAAAGCATTCCTCCTTGCCTCTTCTCCTGGAACAGATGTTATAACTATAAAAAGATGATAGGGCAAAGCCATTACAGGCTGAAAAACACTCGTTGGCAAAAATTTCTGGCTAAAAACAGCAGCGGTGAAAAGAATTGGAGCGGTTTCGCCAGCAGCCCTTCCAATGCCCAGAATTGCTCCTGTCATTATTCCTGGCAATGATGCGGGCAAAACAATTTTTTTTATTGTCTGCCATTTTGTCGCTCCCAGAGCAAAACTTCCTTCTCTTACATGGCGGGGGATTGTTTTAAGGGTTTCCTGTGTTGTTTTTATAATTGTAGGTAAAATCATAAGGGCAAGCGTAACTTGTCCCGCAAGAAGGCTTATCCCCCATTTAAGATACATTACAAAAAATGTTAAGCCAAAAAGGCCAAAAACTATTGAAGGAGTACCATTTAGCATCGCTATGCTTGATAAAATCATTTTTTTAATTTTTCCTTCTCTTGCATACTCATTTAAATATATTCCCGCTCCTATTCCCAGGGGCATTGCAAATAGAATTGCTCCACCAACTAAAAGAAGGGTTCCAATAATTGCGGGGAAAATTCCTCCTTCTCTCCCTAAATTTCTAGGGGGCTGGGTTAAAAATTCAATGCTCAGCCCTCTTATTCCTTTTGAAAAAATGTAATATAGGATTATGAAAAGGAAGGAAACGGAGATAATTGCACAAGTTGTTACGGCAGAGAAGGCAATCTTCTGAGAAATTTTTTCAGAAATAAATCCTTTTCTTGCTATGATATAAATTAAAATGACAATGGCAAAAATAGCAATTGAGTAAATTTCAAAAATATAAATGATTAAAAGGGAAATAGCGAATGCAAAGAAAATTTTCGCATATTTGCTTTTCTCAATAAATTTCCATCTTTTCTTATTCCTCTCAATTATTCTCGTTGCAAACCAGTTTACCACAAGTGCAATTAAAAGAAGGATGACCGCAAGCCCATACAGCGCATGATGCCACATCGAATTTGTCGGCGATTCCCCCATTTCAACCGCCATTGCAGAAGTTATGGTTTTTAAAGGCATAAATGGCATTTTTAAATTCGGCATAAGAGCGGAGTTTCCTATAACCATCATCACCGCCATCGTTTCACCAGCAGCTCTTCCAATACCAAGCACAATCGATGCAATAATCCCTGGCAATGATGCGGGCAAAATAATTTTTCTTAT
This window encodes:
- the pstA gene encoding phosphate ABC transporter permease PstA, whose translation is MRLKEKIINSILFLSAFFSVIIIFLIIFFILREGAPIFIKEGLRFIFGKEWRPEGEIYGFPPSYGALPLILATLLTTFMSILIAVPLGVGSAIFISHLAPNRIKSFIKSMIEILAGIPSVVYGLFGMVVLVNFFQAKFGVASGEGWLSASIVLAIMILPTITSISEDVISSVPSEYIEGSFALGATKWQTIRKIILPASLPGIIASIVLGIGRAAGETMAVMMVIGNSALMPNLKMPFMPLKTITSAMAVEMGESPTNSMWHHALYGLAVILLLIALVVNWFATRIIERNKKRWKFIEKSKYAKIFFAFAISLLIIYIFEIYSIAIFAIVILIYIIARKGFISEKISQKIAFSAVTTCAIISVSFLFIILYYIFSKGIRGLSIEFLTQPPRNLGREGGIFPAIIGTLLLVGGAILFAMPLGIGAGIYLNEYAREGKIKKMILSSIAMLNGTPSIVFGLFGLTFFVMYLKWGISLLAGQVTLALMILPTIIKTTQETLKTIPRHVREGSFALGATKWQTIKKIVLPASLPGIMTGAILGIGRAAGETAPILFTAAVFSQKFLPTSVFQPVMALPYHLFIVITSVPGEEARRNAFATAIVLTLIVIILYMGAIIIRNRYRKKIRW